The nucleotide sequence GCTCTGATACCCAGAAAGAACACGCCAAAGCGATGATCAAAACGCCTATCCCCAATGCTGAGCGTTTCGAAAAAGTCTGGCAGGAGCAGATTTATAGCCTGAAAGGGCAGTACAAAATGGAAGACTAAATAGCTTCCCGCCATCCCCACGCTGGTGGGGATGGCGGTAGTGCTCTGCCCGATAAATACAAATAACGCTATTGGAAAAAATAATGACCATGACCCCATTCGATACTGCTAAGTGGCAAACGAACTTCGATAAAAAATGGCGCACCCTGGACGACGCCGCCAATGTTATTCAGTCCGGCGACCGGGTCTGGATTGGCGGTGCGAACTGCGTGGCTACTCCGGTGCTTCAGAAGCTCTGCCTGCGTAAAGAAGAACTGAAGGATGTGGAGCTGTTTGGCGGCCTGTTGATGTTCCCCTTTGATTTCCTGAAGCCGGACTTCAAAGGTCATATCCATTACACCGCTATCTTTGCCGGACCTCTGGAAAGAAAACTGTCAGGTCCCGGCAGTAATATCAGTATCAATTCACTGAACTTCTCCCAGTTCAATAATTTCCTGACCGATACCATGAAGCCCAATGTGCTGCTGCTTGAGGTATCCCGCCCTAATGAACAGGGCCTGATGAGCCTTGGACAGACCGGGGCGCTGATGGACAGCATAGCGGTTGAAATGGCTGATACCATTATTGCGGTGGTGAATGAGGAAATTCCCTTCCTGCCCGGCAGTGAACGCTGCTTCCTGCATGTGGATCAGGCGACCATGATCGTCGAGTGCAACCATGAGCTGCCTTATGCACCACAGGCCACCCCTTCGGAACTGGAAGATCGCATTGCCAGCCATATTCTGCCGCATATTAATGATGGCGATGTGATTCAGGTGGGCTTTGGCGGTATCTCTGACGCTGTCGCCTATAAGCTGGACAGCAAGAAAAACCTGAAAATCCACTCTGAAATCATGGCCGACTCAATGCTCTACCTGGTAGAGCAGGGTTCCATTGATCCGGAATCCACCATTACCTACTCCCTGGCTGTCGGTAGCCGCAAGGTGCTGGACTTCCTGAATGGCAATGAAAAAACCAGAGTCATGCCATTGGTTGAGGTGGTTGATCCCGCCACTGTGGGGGCCTACGACAACTTTGTATCGATTAACGGTGCGCTGATGGCAGACCTCACCGGGCAGATCGCCTCGGAAGGTGTGGGTCTGAAACAGATCTCCTGCACCGGTGGTCAACTGGATTTTGTTCGGGGAGCCGGACTGTCTGAAGGTGGTCGCTCCTTCCTGGCGCTGTCTTCCTCCTTCGAAGGCAAAAATGGGCTGGAATCACGGATCAGACTGACCCTGCCAGAGGGAACGCCTGTCACCACGCCTCGCAGTGACGTTATGTACATCGTCACCGAATATGGCGTTGCCGACATCCGCAACAAGCCGATCAAAGATCGGGTTAAGGCCATGATTGCCATTGCTCACCCGGACTTCCGCGAAGAACTTACCACCCGGGCCAGAGATGCCGGGCTGATGGATTGATTCCTGTTGTAACCATTTAATGCTCTGCCAGCTGACCGCCCGGTGAGCTGGCTTCTATCAAACATTACGAGGTCGTTGACGTATGTTGTTTAAAGGTCAGTACTTCAACATTTTAACTATCGAGCCCGGTATTGCCGAGCTGGTGTTCGATACTGCCGGGAAGCCTAATATTCTGTCCCAGCAGTCTGTTCAGGAACTGGGTGAAGCCGTTAGCGTGCTGAAACAGCACCAGGATTTGAAGGGGCTTTTGATCCGTTCCGGGAAAAAAGATTTTTGTCTCGGCGCAGACATTACTGAATTTACCCAGTTGTTCCGCAATGGCGATGAAGCTGAATTAAAAGACAAACTGCAATTTGCTCATTCAGTAATGAATGCCATAGAAGATCTGCCTGTACCGGTGGTTGCTGCGGTCGCCGGCAATGCTCTGGGTGGTGGTTGCGAGCTGGCGTTGGCAGCGGATTTCCGGATTGTCGCCACATCTGCCAGCCTGGGCTTGCCAGAAGTCAGGCTGGGCATTATTCCCGGCTGGGGCGGAACCGTGCGTCTGCCAAGAATTGTGGGCGTGGAAAAAGCCATTGAGCTGATCACCGGCAGCAAGACTGTTAAAGCGACAGATGCCTTGCATTTTGGCATGGTGGACGGTGTTGTTGATGACGACAACCTGCAAGCTTCTGCCCTGGCGACCCTGAAGCGAGCCATTGCCGGCGAGCTGGACTGGCAGAAACGAAAAGAAGAATGCCGTTCCCCAATGAACCTGAGTGAACCGGAGCGCACCCTGGCTATTGCCACTGCTTCCGGTCTGGTCAGCAAGGCGGCGGGCAAGTTTTATGTTGCTCCCATGGCGGCTCTGAACAACATCGCCAAAAACATTACTCAGGAACGCGATCAGGCGCTGTCGTTTGAGCGGGAAGCCTTTACTCACTGCGCTCAGACCGAAGTGGCACAGTGTCTGATTGGCATCTATCTGGCGGATACCGCTGTTAAAGCCAGAGGCCGCCAACAGGCCGGAGAACACAAAGGCCCTGAGACCGCTGCCATTATTGGCGCTGGCATTATGGGTGGTGGTATCGCTTATCAGTCCGCCAGCAAAGGCGTGCGGGTGACCATGAAGGACATCAACCAGTCCGCCCTGGATCTGGGAATGTCTGAAGTGTCCGGGCTGCTGCTGAAACGACTCAGCAAAAAACGCATCAAGCCGGAACAGATGGTTGAAGTGCTGAACCGTATTGTCCCAACCCTGCACGAGGGGCCGGTAACGGATGCGGAGGTGATTGTCGAGGCTGTGGTAGAACGGATCGATATTAAACATACGGTTCTGAAACACCTGGAACAGATCACCATGGGCAAGGCGGTACTGACTTCCAATACCTCTACTCTGCCTATCTCCAAACTGGCCAATGCCCTGGAACGCCCCGAAAACTTCTGTGGCATGCACTTCTTTAACCCGGTGCATATGATGCCCATGGTGGAAGTGATCCGTGGTGAAAAAACCAGCGATGAGACCATTGCCAAAGTGGTGGCTTATGCCCGGAAAATTGGCAAAACGCCTATCGTCGTCGGTGACTGCCCCGGATTCTACGTCAACCGTCTGCTAGTGCCTTACTTCCTGGCGTTCAATAGCCTGCTGGTGGAAGGTGTGGAGATGGCCAGCATTGACAAGGCTATGGAAAAAGGCTTTGGCTGGCCTATGGGTCCTGCTTACCTGGCGGATGTGATTGGTATGGACACCTGTGTTCATGTCATGGATACCATGAGCAATGGCTACCCGGATCGTATGGCGTTGCCAGAAGTGGACGCCTTCACCCTGATGAACGACGCTGAACGTTTTGGTCAGAAAAACAGCAAGGGCTTTTACTGCTACGAAAAAGACCGTCGTGGTCGTCTGAAGAAAAAAGCCTGTGAAACGTCTGTCAATATGCTGGTTGATGTCTGCGCCCCTGCCAAAGAGATGACCGCCGACACCATTGTTGAACGGATGATGTTGCCCATGCTGTTCGAGGCGGTTCGGGCGCTGGATGATGGCATTATCGCCTGTGTTGAAGATGGCGATATGGCGATGGTGTACGGCGCTGGTTTCCCACCGTTCCGGGGTGGCCTGTTCCGTTATATGGATAACCTGGGCCTGGCCGAAGTGGTCAGATTGTCTGACCAGTATCGTCATCTGGGCAAGCTGTACGACGCACCGGCGTCGCTGCGGGCTATGGCGGCTAAAGGCCAGAGCTACTACTCATAAATACAGGTGCTAACAAGGATTCTATCAATGAACGATGCAGTAATTGTTGATGCGGTTCGCACCCCTATGGGTCGTTCCAAAAACGGTGTATTTCGCCATGTCCGTGCTGAAGATCTGTCAGTAGCACTGGTCAGGGCATTGCTGGAGCGCAATCCGGCTCTTGACCCGGCAGATATAGAAGATGTAGTCTGGGGCTGTGTGCAGCAGACGAAAGAGCAGGCCATTAACATTGCCAAAATGATCGCACTGCAGGCGAAGCTGCCAGAAAACGTCACTGGTTATACGGTTAACCGGCTGTGCGGTTCCTCCATGCAGGCATTGCACGACGCTGCCCGCTCTATCCAGTGTGGTGATGGTGACGTCTATCTGGTGGGCGGCGTTGAGCATATGGGCCATGTGCCCATGACCCACGGTCTGGATCTGCACCCGAATATGGGCAAGCATACCGCCCAGGCTTCTGCCATGATGGGACTGACTGCCGAAATGCTGGGGGCTCACCACAAGATCAGCCGTGAAGCTCAGGATGCTTTTTCTGTTGAATCCCACCGTCGTGCCCATGAGGCCGCAGTGGAAGGGCGTTACGACAGCGAAATCATTCCCGTTCCCGGTCATGATGAGCAAGGCCAGCCGATTCTTGTGAAGCAGGATGAAGTCGTTCGTCCGGAGCTTTCTATGGATGACCTGGCTAAGCTGCGCCCTGCCTTTAACCCGGCAGGAGGCACCATCACTGCTGGCAGTTCATCAGCCCTGTCCGACGGTGCCAGCGCCCTGCTGGTGATGTCCCGGAAAAAGGCTGAGGCTCTGGGGTTAAAGCCCCGTGCCAGAATTCTCAGCATGGCCAGTGCCGGTGTACCTGCGGCGATGATGGGGATTGGCCCCGTACCAGCCACTGAAAAGGCACTGGCTCGTGCGGATCTGACTCTGGGTGATATCGACAAGTTCGAACTGAACGAAGCCTTTGCCGCCCAATCCCTGTCCTGCGTAAAAGTGCTGGAGCTGGAGGAGCGTACTGCGGATATTAACGTCAATGGTGGTGCGATTGCCCTGGGTCATCCCCTGGGATGTTCTGGTTCAAGGATTGTTGGCAGCCTGATTAATGTGCTGGAACAAACCGATGGTCGTTATGGTCTGGCGACCATGTGCATTGGTATGGGACAGGGCATCGCTACGGTGATTGAGCGTTATTAACAACCTGCTTTTAACGACTCTTTAATCACTTATTCTTTAATCACTTACACTGCCCCGGTTAGACATTTCATTGGTTTAACCGGGGCTTTTTTCATCCCTCTATCCAAATCGCCCGGCGCCCCGGAACCAATAGCCATTACTTACTTGTTATTTCTGCGCAAATAGTTAAATCAAACAATCCATCGTAGTCCTTGCTCCTCTTTATAGAACTCTCAATCACGGCTAATGCCTTATTTTTATTACATAACTTCTTATAGTCATCTGCTAAATCATCAAAAGCCGGGTCAATAAAAAATCTCAGTTCACGCAGTGGCACACCCTCCAGAGTTTGGCAGTGTGAACCATAAGAGATTTTATTAGTCTTAGCAGCGGGAATATTCGTATTTATTGACCAGACACTTTTAGCGTAAACATCTACAAAACTAGATAAATGATTTGCTTTTATCGCTGAAAGTTCCGGGTTGTCTTCTTCTTGATCGCAACTTTCGAAAGTAGAACAAAAATTATCATACTCAAGATCAGGTGCATAATCTTCTGTAAGTATCTTGAAAAACGACCTTCTTGCTTCCTCAACAATTGTGTCAAGTTCTAAAGAGGATACCCCATTATCGGAGGAAAATGACTGAGAAGAGTTAAAGAGAGCTATCAGCATCAAAAAGGTTGCTATTTTTTTAAGTACAGGTTTCATCATGGTTACCTCTAAAAAGTAGATTTGAATAATTTGACCACTACATAATTAATGAGTTCCCGAATTAAAAGAAGCTGGATTCAAGCAATAAGCAGAATCAGCGATGGCTTTGATACACTTGGCGTACGGATACAGGATGTGTTTTAGCTTATGAATTTGGGCGAATAAAAGCCTCAATGTCTGATAATCCCGGGGGGTCGTCATTAAACTTCCACTTTACAAGGCTCTTTTTGAATGAAAACCAGCTAAAATGGCAAGCCTTTGTATCATCAGCACTGACAACTTTAATGGCCGCACTTCCAAACCACCTGCCTGTTTCTCAAATCCTCCCACAGCTTCGTCAGGAATTGAACGACGATAAATGTGTTTTACTTCAGGCTCCACCCGGGGCGGGTAAAACAACGCTTGTACCACTTGACTTACTGCAAGCGGATTTCTTAAACGGCCAGAAAATTCTCTTACTTGAACCACGTCGTCTGGCAGCCCGTTCCGTGGCTCGCCGCATGGCCGGGCTACTGGGAGAAGAAGTGGGTGTGACGGTTGGCTGGCGCATGCAACTGGATACCCGGGTGAGTGCAAAAACTCGTATCGAAGTCGTCACGGAAGGCGTACTGACCCGCATGCTGCAATCTGACCCTTCACTGGAAGGCGTTGGTCTGGTTATTTTCGACGAATTCCATGAGCGAAGTTTACAGGCTGACCTGGGGCTGGCACTGGCTCTGCAATGTCAGGAGGGTTATAGGGAAGAAGATAACCCTCTTAAAATTCTGGTGATGTCCGCCACGCTGGCGACGGAAGAAATAGCAGGTTTCCTGAACTGTCCAGTGATCAAAAGCGAGGGAAAAAGCTACCCTGTCACCTGTTATTACCGGGAGCGTTCTCTTGCCAGAGGAGTCGCCATAAGGGACAAACGGGAGCTGATCAGCCAGTGCGCCTCTACGATTCAGACAGCTCTGAGCAGGCATGATGGCAGTGTGCTGGTATTCCTTCCGGGTGTCGGTGAAATACGACAGGTTGCTCAGGCTTTGGAAAGTGGCTCTCTATCTGACGCTCTGTTTAAAAAGGTCACGATCCATCAGCTGTATGGTGATCTTGATAAACAGGCTCAGGATCGGGCCATCCAACCTGCTCCTGAGGGTCTGCGCAAGATTGTGCTAACCACTGCCATTGCCGAATCAAGCCTGACCATCGAAGGTGTTCACATTGTTGTCGATGCCGGTTTGACACGAACTGCCCGTTTTAACCCACGCACAGGAATGTCCAGCCTGGATACTATACGAGTTTCAAGAGCCAGTGCTGAACAACGGGCAGGCCGTGCCGGACGTCTGGCACCCGGTCATTGCTACCGGTTATGGACTGAGACAGAACAACAGCAATTAATGGCACATTCTGCACCGGAAATAGTTAACGCTGACCTTTCCGCCCTGACTCTGGAACTACTGGCCTGGGGAGTCAGCGACCCGAATGAGCTGGAATGGCTGACACCGGTACCAGCACCCGCTTTTGCCCGGGCAATGGACTTGCTGGAACAGCTTGGTGCAGTCCGTAAAAATGAAGATCAGCCTGGAATTACCCGCCATGGTCAGAGAATGGCAGAGCTTGGCCTGCATCCACGTCTTGCACACATGGTGTTGATGGCTAAAAAGTACGACACTGAATGGCTGGCGGCACAACTCTGCGTTCTATTAAGTGAACGGGACCCGTTAGCCGGAGTCCGGGATGCCGGAAGTGATATCAATCTTCGCCTCTCATTACTGGAAGGACAGGCTATTCCTGGAATGACTGTTTCACGCTCACAAATCAACCATTACAAACAGTTGAGCCGCCAGTGGCAGAAACGTCTTGGTCTTGCTGCACATCGCAAGGATTATCAAACCGACGACATTGCTCTTTTGCTGGCCTGCGCCTATCCGGATCGTGTTGCCCAACGCCGCTCTCAGAATGGACGTTATTTAATGAGCAGTGGTCAGGGCGTCACCTTTCGGGATGCAGAGCCTCTCTCGGCAGAGGACTATCTGGTCATTCCTTCCCTGGGTGGGCACAGCCATCAGCGTGAAGCCTTAATCTATCTGGCCTGCCCTGTAACGACAACGGTTATAGAAAGACTGTTTCATGAGCAGATTGATACGATTGATGACATTCGCTGGGATAAAAAAGAGAAGGCCGTGATCGCCAACCGGGTGGATAAATTCAAAGCCATAACCCTCAGCAGTAAAGCCATCGAAAACTTAAATCCTGACATTAAAACCAAAGGATTAATGTCGGGTATTCGGGAAATGGGGCTTTCCGTTTTACCCTGGGATAAAGCCAGCGAGGGCTTCCGACACCGCATACAATGCCTGTACAGGATAGACGACAGCTGGCCAGATTTCAGCGATCAGGCATTACTTAACACACTGGAAGAATGGCTGGCACCCTTTCTTGCTGGAATGTCGAGACTGGAGCATTTGAAGCAGCTGAATATGACACAATGCCTTCAGGCAGCAACCGACTGGTCACGCTTGCAGGAACTGGACAAACAAGCCCCCGAAAAGCTGGAAGTACCAAGCGGTTCACAAATCCGTATTGATTACAGCAATCCGCAGGAACCGATTCTCGCTGTGAAATTACAGGAACTGTTTGGCTTGTCTAAAACACCTGAGCTGGCGTATGGCAAAGTGCCGCTGACCATTGAGCTGCTTTCACCTGCCCGACGTCCTGTGCAAAAAACACAAGACCTCGAAAGCTTCTGGAACAATACCTACCAGGAGGTAAAAAAAGAATTAAAAGGGCGGTATTCTAAACACTGGTGGCCAGATAGCCCTTGGGTTGCCGTGCCAACCTCCAAGTGCAAGCCTAAGAAATAGTACTCAATCAGAGTACTTCTTTTTGTTATCCAAGAACTACAGCATGAGTAAGAGAAGCCTACGATTCACTGTACGAACCATACAATACAGCCTGCAGAGAAGGCTATACAAGCTTTAATGCCGTCCCTATTAGACAATTTTGGTCGTATAAATAGAAACCTGCACAAAATCATGAGAAAGTGACGCCCTGTAAAGAAATCCCACAGGACTTGCAGAAGAGGATTTCAGGGGGTTAAGTAATGAGAGATCAAGAGTTTGTATCAGTTTTAAACTCATTTGGCGGGAGTTCATTTTCAACTTTCGAGTTTGCAAAAGAATACAGCTCCCAATATCCAGATAGCTGGGGTGAAATCATTGAGAAATATAATGAAGGCGGTAAGGGGTCAGGAACCCATTTCAGTGCGTACAGTCGGATTGCCCACTTCCTGAACAAACGATTCCATAATGAAGAGCTGGAAAAGCTTGACTACCGTAAAGCACCAGAAGGCTGGGGAAGTCCGGTTATTCGATACTGGAGTGAAAGCAAGCAAAAATATGACGACCCTTGGTTTTCTGAAGAAGTAGATGACGCTGATATAGTTACTGAAGGTGCAAAAATGCAAGTTACAGTCAATATCTACGAAAGAAGTCGCGCGGCAAGAACAAGATGCATTGAGAAATGGGGGGTAAAGTGCTGCGTGTGCGAATTTGACTTTGAAGCTGTTTACGGCAGTGCTGGTGCAGGCTTCATTCATGTTCATCACATTACACCTATCTCAGAGATCAGGGAAGAGTATGTGCTTGATCCAGCCAAAGACCTGAGACCGGTCTGCCCAAACTGCCACGCAATGATTCATAGAAAAAAGCCTGCTCTGACACTAAAAGACCTTAAAGCCATTATGCAATAAAAGACGTTTTTTTAGATACAGCCGCAGTTATCCAGGCCAACACCTTGTTTTTGGCCTCTTCCGTTGGCCTGCCATTACGAACCCCTTCAATCTGGTCATAGTTTGTAATGCACCCCTGCCTCACCCGAACACCAATAGTGAGAGACTCTGGTGACTCCATATGATAAACGA is from Endozoicomonas gorgoniicola and encodes:
- a CDS encoding acetyl-CoA hydrolase/transferase family protein gives rise to the protein MTMTPFDTAKWQTNFDKKWRTLDDAANVIQSGDRVWIGGANCVATPVLQKLCLRKEELKDVELFGGLLMFPFDFLKPDFKGHIHYTAIFAGPLERKLSGPGSNISINSLNFSQFNNFLTDTMKPNVLLLEVSRPNEQGLMSLGQTGALMDSIAVEMADTIIAVVNEEIPFLPGSERCFLHVDQATMIVECNHELPYAPQATPSELEDRIASHILPHINDGDVIQVGFGGISDAVAYKLDSKKNLKIHSEIMADSMLYLVEQGSIDPESTITYSLAVGSRKVLDFLNGNEKTRVMPLVEVVDPATVGAYDNFVSINGALMADLTGQIASEGVGLKQISCTGGQLDFVRGAGLSEGGRSFLALSSSFEGKNGLESRIRLTLPEGTPVTTPRSDVMYIVTEYGVADIRNKPIKDRVKAMIAIAHPDFREELTTRARDAGLMD
- the fadB gene encoding fatty acid oxidation complex subunit alpha FadB, translating into MLFKGQYFNILTIEPGIAELVFDTAGKPNILSQQSVQELGEAVSVLKQHQDLKGLLIRSGKKDFCLGADITEFTQLFRNGDEAELKDKLQFAHSVMNAIEDLPVPVVAAVAGNALGGGCELALAADFRIVATSASLGLPEVRLGIIPGWGGTVRLPRIVGVEKAIELITGSKTVKATDALHFGMVDGVVDDDNLQASALATLKRAIAGELDWQKRKEECRSPMNLSEPERTLAIATASGLVSKAAGKFYVAPMAALNNIAKNITQERDQALSFEREAFTHCAQTEVAQCLIGIYLADTAVKARGRQQAGEHKGPETAAIIGAGIMGGGIAYQSASKGVRVTMKDINQSALDLGMSEVSGLLLKRLSKKRIKPEQMVEVLNRIVPTLHEGPVTDAEVIVEAVVERIDIKHTVLKHLEQITMGKAVLTSNTSTLPISKLANALERPENFCGMHFFNPVHMMPMVEVIRGEKTSDETIAKVVAYARKIGKTPIVVGDCPGFYVNRLLVPYFLAFNSLLVEGVEMASIDKAMEKGFGWPMGPAYLADVIGMDTCVHVMDTMSNGYPDRMALPEVDAFTLMNDAERFGQKNSKGFYCYEKDRRGRLKKKACETSVNMLVDVCAPAKEMTADTIVERMMLPMLFEAVRALDDGIIACVEDGDMAMVYGAGFPPFRGGLFRYMDNLGLAEVVRLSDQYRHLGKLYDAPASLRAMAAKGQSYYS
- the fadA gene encoding acetyl-CoA C-acyltransferase FadA — encoded protein: MNDAVIVDAVRTPMGRSKNGVFRHVRAEDLSVALVRALLERNPALDPADIEDVVWGCVQQTKEQAINIAKMIALQAKLPENVTGYTVNRLCGSSMQALHDAARSIQCGDGDVYLVGGVEHMGHVPMTHGLDLHPNMGKHTAQASAMMGLTAEMLGAHHKISREAQDAFSVESHRRAHEAAVEGRYDSEIIPVPGHDEQGQPILVKQDEVVRPELSMDDLAKLRPAFNPAGGTITAGSSSALSDGASALLVMSRKKAEALGLKPRARILSMASAGVPAAMMGIGPVPATEKALARADLTLGDIDKFELNEAFAAQSLSCVKVLELEERTADINVNGGAIALGHPLGCSGSRIVGSLINVLEQTDGRYGLATMCIGMGQGIATVIERY
- the hrpB gene encoding ATP-dependent helicase HrpB translates to MAALPNHLPVSQILPQLRQELNDDKCVLLQAPPGAGKTTLVPLDLLQADFLNGQKILLLEPRRLAARSVARRMAGLLGEEVGVTVGWRMQLDTRVSAKTRIEVVTEGVLTRMLQSDPSLEGVGLVIFDEFHERSLQADLGLALALQCQEGYREEDNPLKILVMSATLATEEIAGFLNCPVIKSEGKSYPVTCYYRERSLARGVAIRDKRELISQCASTIQTALSRHDGSVLVFLPGVGEIRQVAQALESGSLSDALFKKVTIHQLYGDLDKQAQDRAIQPAPEGLRKIVLTTAIAESSLTIEGVHIVVDAGLTRTARFNPRTGMSSLDTIRVSRASAEQRAGRAGRLAPGHCYRLWTETEQQQLMAHSAPEIVNADLSALTLELLAWGVSDPNELEWLTPVPAPAFARAMDLLEQLGAVRKNEDQPGITRHGQRMAELGLHPRLAHMVLMAKKYDTEWLAAQLCVLLSERDPLAGVRDAGSDINLRLSLLEGQAIPGMTVSRSQINHYKQLSRQWQKRLGLAAHRKDYQTDDIALLLACAYPDRVAQRRSQNGRYLMSSGQGVTFRDAEPLSAEDYLVIPSLGGHSHQREALIYLACPVTTTVIERLFHEQIDTIDDIRWDKKEKAVIANRVDKFKAITLSSKAIENLNPDIKTKGLMSGIREMGLSVLPWDKASEGFRHRIQCLYRIDDSWPDFSDQALLNTLEEWLAPFLAGMSRLEHLKQLNMTQCLQAATDWSRLQELDKQAPEKLEVPSGSQIRIDYSNPQEPILAVKLQELFGLSKTPELAYGKVPLTIELLSPARRPVQKTQDLESFWNNTYQEVKKELKGRYSKHWWPDSPWVAVPTSKCKPKK
- a CDS encoding HNH endonuclease yields the protein MRDQEFVSVLNSFGGSSFSTFEFAKEYSSQYPDSWGEIIEKYNEGGKGSGTHFSAYSRIAHFLNKRFHNEELEKLDYRKAPEGWGSPVIRYWSESKQKYDDPWFSEEVDDADIVTEGAKMQVTVNIYERSRAARTRCIEKWGVKCCVCEFDFEAVYGSAGAGFIHVHHITPISEIREEYVLDPAKDLRPVCPNCHAMIHRKKPALTLKDLKAIMQ